The Acidimicrobiales bacterium region GGACCTGCTCGGCCACCCGGACCGCTCCGGCGAGGGCCGCTCCGGCCGACAGGCCGGCGAAGATACCGCATGTGTCGGCCAGCCGGCGCGTGTATTCGATGGACTCCCGGGGCCGCACGATGCGTTTACCGTCCAGCAGATCGAAGCCGCCCCATTTCTCAAAGACCGGCGGGATGTACCCGTCGTCGAGGCTGCGAAGGCCCTGGACGAGCTCGCCGGAGGGCGGCTCGACGGCCAGTACCTGTACGTCGGGCTTCTGTTCCTTGAGGTAGGTCCCAACCCCCATGAGGGTTCCACTGGTACCTAGGCCAGCCACGAAGTGGGTGATGTCGGGGACGTCGCGCAGGATCTCCGGCCCGGTGGTCGTGTAATGGGCTTGAGGGTTGGCCTCGTTGGCGTACTGGTAGAGAAACACCCACTCGGGGTTCTCGTCGGCCAGCCGGCGGGCCAGGCGGACGGCGCCGTTGGAGCCCTCTTCGCCGGGTGACGGGATGATCTCGGCTCCGAAGACTTCCAGGGCTTGGCGGCGTTCGGGCGACACGTTTTCGGGCAGCACGATCTTGATCGGGTAGCCGCGGATGCGGGCGATCATGGCCAGGGCGATACCGGTGTTCCCGGAAGATGGCTCGATGATGGTGCGGCCGGGCACCAGGGTGCCGTCGGCCTCGGCGTCGGCAACCATGGCCAGGGCGATGCGGTCCTTGACCGAGCCGGCCGGGTTCTGGCCCTCCATCTTGGCCAGCAGGCGGACTGACGGGTTTGGGCTGAGCTCGCTCACGTCGACGATCGGTGTGTCGCCGATCAGGTCGAGTACGGAGGGGTGGACGGCCATGGGGTGTCGTTCTGGGTTCGGAGGCAACCGATCTAAAGGTGACCGATCTGGTCAGGATTCTAGCCCCGTTCAACCTCGACCGGCACCTCGGTGATCTCACCGTCCAGGATCCGGTAGGCCCGGAGCACCGGATCGGGATGCTTCAGCGACACGATCACGAAGATCCAGGCCCCGAAAGGGTCGAAGCGCGAGGCGTCGGCCACGTCGGTGGGTGACGGGTAGGCCTCGGTGTGAGTGTGGCTATGCATCACGCCGAGGACGGCCCGACCGTCAGCGTCGGCCGCCGCCTCCACGTCCAGCATCTCCTGGCCGTCCAGTAAATAGAGCTTCC contains the following coding sequences:
- a CDS encoding pyridoxal-phosphate dependent enzyme; protein product: MAVHPSVLDLIGDTPIVDVSELSPNPSVRLLAKMEGQNPAGSVKDRIALAMVADAEADGTLVPGRTIIEPSSGNTGIALAMIARIRGYPIKIVLPENVSPERRQALEVFGAEIIPSPGEEGSNGAVRLARRLADENPEWVFLYQYANEANPQAHYTTTGPEILRDVPDITHFVAGLGTSGTLMGVGTYLKEQKPDVQVLAVEPPSGELVQGLRSLDDGYIPPVFEKWGGFDLLDGKRIVRPRESIEYTRRLADTCGIFAGLSAGAALAGAVRVAEQVPEGETATVVFVVCDAGWKYLSTGAWTDDLDEAAANAESIIYF
- a CDS encoding M67 family metallopeptidase, whose amino-acid sequence is MAETLILTEDVYRAMVDRALTETPNEACGLFTGAPGSLQVDGYHPMANAADPDEAWKLYLLDGQEMLDVEAAADADGRAVLGVMHSHTHTEAYPSPTDVADASRFDPFGAWIFVIVSLKHPDPVLRAYRILDGEITEVPVEVERG